In Rhodamnia argentea isolate NSW1041297 chromosome 1, ASM2092103v1, whole genome shotgun sequence, the genomic window GGCAGCGAAACGTCTCGGTCGGTTGGGCCCTTCAATCACATCACCCCAcgttcctttttttaaatttttttaaaattttctttggttAGGTCGGATCACGTTCATCTCTTCAGAAGTATCCTCTCGATCCATGGCGAAGCAAAAGGACGAGATTCTGCTTGTCCCTGAACATCAAAAGAACGAACAAACAAACCAACAGCGTTTGTCACAAATGAAAAACCGGAAAATAAGATCACGACTCTCTCCGATTTGTCACCATAAACGTCACTCCATCCCAACCTCATCCATCTATTTATTTATACGATTCTCACATACAGAAACGTGCAAGTCACAATGAACTTCCTACACCACTCGCCACCGCCTGCTGCCGCGGCCAAGGCGCTGCCCCACTTCCTCCTCGTCACATTCCCGGCGCAGGGCCACATCAACCCGGCCCTCCAGTTCGCCAAGCGCCTCCTCCGAGAAGGCGCCGAGGTGACCTTCGCCACCAGCGTCTTTGCCTGCCGCCGCATGTCCAAGGGCGAGCCCCACCTGGAGGGCCTCCACTTCGCCGCCTTCTCCGACGGGTATGACGACGGGTTCAAGCAGGGCGACGACGTGGCCCACTTCATTTCCGAGCTCAAGTGCCGTGGCTCCAAGAAGGTTAAGGACCTCATCGCATCGAGCGTGGACGAGGGCCGCCCCTACGCCTGCTTGGTGTGCAGCTTGCTCATCCCGTGGGCAGCGGAGGCGGCACGTGAGTTCCACGTGCCCTCGGCCCTCCTGTGGGTTCAACCCGCCGCGGTGTTGGACATTTACTATTACTACTTCCACGGCTATAGTGAATTGATAAAAGACAACTGCCTCCACCCTTCACGTTCGTTTGAGTTACCGGGCCTTCCCTACAAGCTCAGTAGCCGCGACTTgccttcatttttggtgccGAACAGCTCGGACGCATACGCTTTCGCGTTGCCGACTTTCAAAGACCAGTTCGACGGACTCAACCAAGAAAACAATCCGAGGATACTGGTGAATACGTTCGACTCGCTAGAGCCAGAGGCCTTGAGAGCGATCGACAGGTACAACGTGGTAGGGATCGGGCCACTGATACCCTCGGCTTTCCTCGATGGGATAGGCCTGTCGGACACGTCCTTCCAGGGCGACCTCTTCCCCAAGTCCAAGGATTGCACGGAGTGGCTGGACTCCAATGCTCCAGCGTCGGTCGTCTACGTGTCATTTGGGAGCATCGCGGTGTTATCGAAGGGGCAGGCGGAGGAGCTCTCCTGCGCGTTGCTCGATTGCGGTCGACCGTTCTTGTGGGTCGTAAGAGCAGAACAAAACGGGGAGGAAGAGAAGGGTGAGGATAGATCGAGCCGCATGCGAGAGTTGGAAGAGAAAGGAATGATAGTGCCATGGTGCTCGCAGCTGGAGGTGTTGTCACACCCGTCGCTCGGCTGCTTCGTGACGCATTGCGGGTGGAACTCCACCCTCGAGAGCCTAGCGCTTGGCATTCCCACGGTGGCGCTCCCACAGTGGGCGGATCAGGGGACCAACGCGAAGCTCGTCGAGGACGTGTGGCGGACCGGGGTTCGTGTGAGGCCGAACGAGGAAGGGTTAGTGGAGGCGGCGGAGATAAGGAGGTGCTTGGAGACGGTGATGGGTGATGgggagaggagggaggaggtgaGAAGGAACGCGACCAAGTGGAAGGAGTCGGCGGGGG contains:
- the LOC125314564 gene encoding crocetin glucosyltransferase, chloroplastic-like, translated to MNFLHHSPPPAAAAKALPHFLLVTFPAQGHINPALQFAKRLLREGAEVTFATSVFACRRMSKGEPHLEGLHFAAFSDGYDDGFKQGDDVAHFISELKCRGSKKVKDLIASSVDEGRPYACLVCSLLIPWAAEAAREFHVPSALLWVQPAAVLDIYYYYFHGYSELIKDNCLHPSRSFELPGLPYKLSSRDLPSFLVPNSSDAYAFALPTFKDQFDGLNQENNPRILVNTFDSLEPEALRAIDRYNVVGIGPLIPSAFLDGIGLSDTSFQGDLFPKSKDCTEWLDSNAPASVVYVSFGSIAVLSKGQAEELSCALLDCGRPFLWVVRAEQNGEEEKGEDRSSRMRELEEKGMIVPWCSQLEVLSHPSLGCFVTHCGWNSTLESLALGIPTVALPQWADQGTNAKLVEDVWRTGVRVRPNEEGLVEAAEIRRCLETVMGDGERREEVRRNATKWKESAGEAAREGGSSDRNLKAFIEEVGRGCPC